From Chryseobacterium sp. H1D6B, a single genomic window includes:
- a CDS encoding SPFH domain-containing protein: protein MEKVLKPMSGYLALVICLVLFAASAYLFITGAGTENVTNIVLAIACFIVFFFFIKGLMIIQPNHSRILNFFGKYVGTVKDNGLFFINPLYSSQKMSLRSENLQGQTLKVNDKMGNPIEIAVVMVWKVGDTYKAAFDVERYSEFVKMQSEAAVRHLAMSFPYDNLEDDHAPITLREGGDKINAILEQELTDRLSKAGIIIQEARISHLAYASEIAGAMLQRQQATAIVAARTKIVEGAVGMVDLALKKLSAENIVELDDERKAAMVSNLMVVLCGEKAAQPILNAGTLYN, encoded by the coding sequence ATGGAAAAAGTTTTAAAACCAATGTCAGGATACCTTGCTTTGGTTATTTGTTTAGTATTGTTCGCGGCTTCGGCGTATTTATTTATCACAGGAGCGGGTACTGAAAATGTCACAAATATTGTGCTGGCAATAGCTTGTTTTATTGTGTTTTTCTTTTTTATCAAAGGATTAATGATCATTCAGCCTAATCATTCCAGAATATTGAACTTCTTTGGAAAATATGTGGGAACAGTAAAAGACAACGGATTGTTTTTTATTAACCCTTTATATTCTTCACAGAAAATGTCTCTTCGTTCTGAAAACCTGCAGGGACAGACTTTGAAAGTCAATGACAAAATGGGTAATCCTATTGAGATCGCAGTGGTAATGGTTTGGAAAGTAGGAGATACTTACAAAGCCGCTTTTGATGTTGAACGGTATTCAGAATTTGTAAAAATGCAGAGCGAAGCAGCAGTCCGTCATCTGGCGATGAGTTTTCCTTATGATAATTTAGAAGATGACCACGCACCAATCACTCTAAGAGAAGGCGGTGATAAGATCAATGCAATCCTTGAGCAGGAACTTACAGACCGTCTTTCAAAAGCAGGAATTATTATTCAGGAAGCTAGAATTTCACACTTAGCCTACGCTTCAGAAATTGCAGGGGCTATGCTTCAAAGACAGCAGGCGACCGCAATTGTTGCCGCAAGAACGAAGATCGTAGAAGGAGCCGTAGGAATGGTAGATCTTGCCCTTAAAAAGCTTTCAGCAGAAAATATAGTAGAATTAGATGATGAAAGAAAAGCAGCCATGGTAAGCAATCTTATGGTAGTGCTCTGCGGAGAAAAAGCGGCACAGCCAATTTTGAATGCAGGGACTTTATATAACTAA
- a CDS encoding histidine kinase encodes MENSQENNSKFKKWFKRVGWAGFAFFTIKGLVWLVIFYFGADTLQSCIK; translated from the coding sequence ATGGAAAACTCTCAAGAAAATAACTCAAAGTTTAAAAAATGGTTCAAACGTGTGGGATGGGCAGGATTTGCTTTTTTCACGATTAAGGGTTTGGTCTGGCTTGTCATATTCTATTTTGGAGCCGATACGCTTCAAAGTTGCATCAAATAA
- a CDS encoding cysteine hydrolase family protein — translation MKNIFKITSILLICLLSALQNVSAQKVSENLESTALLIIDVQNDYFAGGKMELSGSDKAGKNVKQLLEYFRMHHLPIIHIQHIALQKDADFFLPNTLGAEINSLVKPKENEKVITKHYPNSFRETDLLEYLQSKGIKKLVITGMMTDVCVDATVRASMDFGFTNTVIGDAVATRDRDLYGQTVKAVDINTSYLAGMSALGGLYAKILTTKQFLNNNK, via the coding sequence ATGAAAAACATTTTTAAAATCACATCAATTCTTTTAATATGTCTGTTGTCAGCACTGCAAAATGTTTCTGCTCAAAAAGTTTCAGAGAACTTAGAAAGCACTGCATTACTGATTATCGATGTTCAAAATGATTATTTCGCTGGAGGAAAAATGGAATTGTCAGGATCTGATAAAGCAGGAAAGAATGTAAAGCAGCTCTTGGAGTATTTCAGAATGCATCATTTACCCATAATCCATATACAACATATTGCATTACAAAAAGATGCGGATTTTTTCTTACCCAATACTTTAGGTGCGGAAATCAACTCATTAGTAAAACCTAAAGAAAATGAAAAAGTAATTACAAAACATTATCCTAATAGTTTTAGAGAAACAGATCTGTTAGAGTATTTACAGTCCAAAGGAATAAAAAAATTAGTAATAACAGGAATGATGACGGATGTATGTGTAGACGCAACAGTAAGAGCCTCCATGGATTTTGGTTTCACTAATACTGTTATCGGCGATGCTGTGGCTACAAGAGACCGGGATTTATACGGACAGACAGTAAAAGCCGTTGATATAAATACGTCTTATCTTGCAGGTATGTCGGCATTGGGCGGTTTGTATGCGAAGATATTGACCACTAAGCAGTTCTTAAATAATAACAAGTAA
- the ccsB gene encoding c-type cytochrome biogenesis protein CcsB has protein sequence MKKIQDILISTRTMAVLLLVFAFAMAYATFLENDYGTPTAKALIYEAKWFELIMVLLIINFIGNIGRYRLWKREKWPVLVFHLAFILIFIGGAITRYVSFEGTMHIREGETSNEIVTDKNFFKIQIEEKGDVLNYQDVPYLMSPLHKDFKAAYDFHGKEVKIAAKEYIQRKKDSLIADANGAEYLHLVSTGQTGRQNIYIKPGETKSINGTLVTFNRAIDGAVEFKNEGGKLFIKTPVDASFMTMATQATGSTKKDEFQPLALRSLYSINELKLVVPEGLKKGRLLAIEGDRKKDQAVPDMLTVEIQGPKTKRLVDLSVEKGNPNAFKQVTMDGLNIMVGFGPKVYNTPFALKLDDFVMETYPGSSSPSAYESHVKIIDGGKQTPYKIYMNHVLNHGGYRFFQASFDPDRMGTVLSVNHDFWGTLISYIGYTFLFLGMFVIFFWKGSHFWKLNKTLAAVNKKRAATVVLILLSLGLNAQKIETHGTSDGSTEHVHVEGDGHNHTPAPEMGQGQAAPQQNSLAQPLSKMKVISADEIIARNKISKEHADKFGYLLVQNFEGRIVPVNTEALDILRKLYKKDEFKGTDGKSLTANQWFLSINTDTPSWTMVPIIKVGTKGGDELKNKTKADDDGYTSLMNLFPADANGNLTYILEHDYNTAFRKKPSEQTNYDKEVISVNERVQIFNEFFSGQFMRIVPVKNDPNHTWHSWLDQKFEPDMESQLVMGPYFAEALAAQKSGDWTKADAELVKLSEYQQKWGKSVVPSKSKVDLEVFMNKVNINFKLLIFYTIIGGLLLIIGFVELFKPKKILNKIIKVVIILGVVGYFCHFLGLVARWYISGHAPWSNGYEAIIFISWVGISAGLLLYRNSNALIPAAGFMVAVIMMGFAHGGSALDPQITPLVPVLKSYWLIVHVAIITSSYGFFALSMIIAVICLVFYIISNKDTHKLHHDTTLKELTIVSEMSLTIGLFALTVGNFLGGIWANESWGRYWSWDPKETWAFISIMVYAFVLHMRLVPGLRSRWAFHVAVMFAFCSMVMTYFGVNYYLSGLHSYAAGDPVPVPAWVYIGISTMIILSAVSYFKFKSLSKKPVKK, from the coding sequence ATGAAGAAGATCCAAGATATTCTTATTTCAACCAGGACAATGGCTGTTCTGCTGCTCGTTTTTGCATTTGCGATGGCTTATGCAACATTTTTAGAAAATGATTATGGAACTCCTACCGCAAAAGCTTTAATTTATGAAGCTAAATGGTTTGAGTTGATTATGGTTCTATTAATCATCAATTTCATCGGAAATATCGGAAGATATAGACTGTGGAAAAGAGAAAAATGGCCGGTCTTGGTTTTCCACCTCGCGTTTATCCTTATTTTTATTGGCGGTGCCATTACAAGATATGTAAGTTTTGAAGGCACAATGCACATCAGAGAAGGGGAGACTTCTAATGAAATTGTAACCGACAAGAATTTCTTTAAGATTCAAATCGAGGAGAAAGGAGATGTTCTTAATTATCAGGATGTTCCTTATTTAATGTCTCCACTTCACAAGGATTTTAAGGCAGCTTACGATTTCCACGGAAAAGAAGTGAAAATAGCTGCTAAAGAATATATCCAAAGGAAAAAAGACAGCCTTATTGCTGATGCTAACGGTGCAGAATACCTTCACCTAGTATCAACAGGACAGACAGGAAGACAAAATATTTATATTAAACCGGGTGAAACTAAGTCTATTAACGGGACTTTAGTGACATTCAACAGAGCGATAGACGGTGCTGTAGAATTTAAAAATGAAGGCGGAAAACTTTTCATTAAAACACCTGTTGATGCAAGTTTTATGACGATGGCTACTCAGGCTACAGGAAGCACTAAGAAAGATGAGTTCCAGCCGTTAGCTTTGAGAAGTTTATACAGCATCAATGAATTGAAATTAGTAGTTCCTGAAGGTCTTAAAAAAGGAAGACTATTAGCAATTGAAGGAGACAGAAAGAAAGATCAGGCTGTTCCTGATATGCTGACTGTAGAAATTCAAGGACCAAAAACAAAGCGGCTGGTTGATCTTTCTGTAGAAAAAGGAAACCCTAATGCTTTCAAACAGGTAACCATGGACGGGCTGAATATCATGGTAGGTTTCGGACCTAAAGTATATAACACGCCTTTCGCTTTAAAACTGGACGATTTCGTAATGGAAACTTATCCGGGAAGTTCATCACCAAGTGCTTATGAAAGCCACGTGAAAATTATTGACGGCGGAAAACAGACTCCTTATAAAATCTATATGAACCATGTTCTTAATCACGGAGGATACCGTTTCTTCCAGGCTAGTTTTGATCCAGACAGAATGGGAACCGTACTTTCTGTAAACCATGATTTCTGGGGAACTTTAATTTCTTACATCGGATACACCTTTTTATTCTTAGGAATGTTTGTTATATTCTTCTGGAAAGGATCGCACTTCTGGAAATTAAATAAAACATTGGCGGCCGTTAACAAAAAAAGAGCAGCAACTGTTGTTCTGATCCTTTTAAGTTTAGGATTAAATGCTCAAAAAATTGAAACCCACGGAACCTCTGACGGAAGTACAGAACATGTACACGTAGAAGGAGACGGACATAACCATACACCTGCACCGGAAATGGGTCAGGGGCAGGCTGCGCCACAGCAGAATTCTTTAGCACAGCCTTTATCGAAGATGAAAGTGATTTCTGCAGACGAAATCATTGCAAGAAATAAGATCAGTAAAGAACATGCCGATAAATTTGGGTATTTATTAGTTCAGAATTTTGAAGGAAGAATCGTTCCTGTCAATACAGAAGCTCTGGATATTTTAAGAAAATTATACAAAAAAGACGAATTCAAAGGAACGGACGGTAAATCTCTTACTGCTAACCAATGGTTCTTGTCGATCAATACAGACACTCCTAGCTGGACCATGGTTCCTATCATCAAAGTAGGTACTAAAGGAGGCGATGAATTAAAAAATAAAACGAAGGCTGATGATGACGGTTATACCTCATTAATGAACCTTTTTCCGGCTGATGCTAATGGAAACCTTACTTATATTCTGGAACACGATTATAATACAGCATTTCGTAAAAAACCTTCTGAGCAGACCAATTATGATAAAGAAGTAATTTCTGTAAACGAAAGAGTTCAGATCTTTAATGAATTCTTCAGCGGCCAGTTCATGAGAATTGTTCCTGTAAAAAATGACCCGAACCACACCTGGCATTCTTGGTTAGACCAAAAATTTGAACCGGATATGGAATCTCAGTTAGTAATGGGACCTTATTTTGCAGAAGCTTTGGCGGCTCAAAAATCCGGCGACTGGACCAAAGCAGATGCTGAATTAGTAAAACTTTCCGAATATCAGCAGAAATGGGGGAAAAGTGTAGTTCCTTCTAAATCTAAAGTTGACCTTGAAGTTTTCATGAACAAAGTGAATATCAACTTTAAATTATTAATTTTCTATACTATAATCGGCGGACTTCTCTTAATCATAGGATTTGTTGAATTATTTAAACCAAAGAAAATTTTAAATAAAATCATCAAAGTAGTTATCATTCTTGGGGTCGTAGGGTATTTCTGCCACTTCTTAGGCCTTGTTGCAAGATGGTATATTTCAGGACACGCTCCTTGGAGTAATGGATATGAAGCGATCATTTTTATTTCTTGGGTAGGAATTAGTGCAGGATTATTATTATACAGAAACTCTAATGCTTTGATTCCTGCTGCAGGATTTATGGTGGCTGTAATTATGATGGGATTTGCCCACGGTGGTTCAGCTCTTGATCCTCAGATTACGCCTCTGGTTCCGGTATTGAAATCATACTGGCTGATCGTCCATGTAGCCATCATCACTTCAAGCTACGGTTTCTTTGCCCTGTCTATGATTATTGCAGTAATCTGTTTAGTATTCTATATTATTTCAAATAAAGACACTCATAAACTGCACCACGATACAACATTAAAAGAACTGACTATCGTTTCTGAGATGTCATTGACAATAGGGCTTTTTGCATTAACCGTTGGAAACTTCTTAGGCGGAATCTGGGCTAATGAATCTTGGGGAAGATACTGGAGCTGGGACCCGAAAGAAACTTGGGCTTTCATTTCTATCATGGTATACGCCTTTGTACTGCACATGAGATTAGTTCCGGGATTAAGAAGCAGATGGGCATTCCATGTAGCAGTAATGTTTGCATTCTGTTCAATGGTAATGACGTATTTTGGAGTTAATTATTATCTAAGCGGACTTCACTCCTATGCTGCAGGAGATCCAGTTCCGGTTCCGGCTTGGGTATACATTGGAATCTCTACAATGATTATCTTATCTGCAGTTTCTTATTTTAAATTCAAATCTTTATCAAAGAAACCTGTAAAGAAATAA
- a CDS encoding Arc family DNA binding domain-containing protein has product MKSQKTQNSSESSNPKGKKSFVIRIEESTYKLLEKWANDEFRSVNGQIEYLLHQSLVEAGRKKKE; this is encoded by the coding sequence ATGAAATCTCAAAAAACTCAAAATTCTTCCGAAAGCAGCAACCCGAAAGGGAAAAAATCTTTTGTGATAAGGATTGAGGAGTCTACGTATAAACTTCTTGAAAAATGGGCCAATGATGAATTTAGAAGCGTAAACGGACAGATTGAGTATTTACTTCATCAAAGCCTTGTCGAAGCCGGAAGGAAGAAAAAAGAATAA
- a CDS encoding cysteine hydrolase family protein gives MKKALLIIDIQNDYFPGGTHVLADSETAGTHASKLLNTARNRNLEIIHIKHIAVNEGADFFLPDTYGAEIHHCVKPLDGEKVIIKNYPNSFRETELLKYLHEKDVTELVICGMMTDVCVDATVRAAMDLGFNTTVIGDACAARDRELYGETVSAGNIQKAYLAGMTALGGLYADVIKTEEF, from the coding sequence ATGAAAAAAGCACTTTTAATCATTGACATACAAAACGACTACTTTCCTGGAGGAACTCATGTTTTAGCAGATTCTGAAACTGCAGGCACTCATGCATCAAAACTTTTAAATACGGCAAGAAATAGAAATTTAGAAATTATACACATCAAGCATATTGCAGTAAATGAGGGAGCTGATTTCTTTTTGCCTGATACTTATGGAGCAGAAATTCATCATTGTGTAAAGCCTCTGGACGGCGAAAAAGTAATCATTAAAAATTATCCGAACAGTTTTAGAGAAACAGAATTACTGAAATACCTTCATGAAAAGGATGTTACTGAGCTGGTAATCTGCGGGATGATGACTGATGTATGTGTGGATGCAACAGTAAGAGCGGCAATGGATCTGGGTTTCAATACCACAGTGATAGGTGATGCCTGTGCTGCACGTGACCGCGAGCTTTATGGAGAAACTGTATCAGCAGGGAATATTCAAAAAGCTTATCTAGCTGGAATGACTGCTCTGGGCGGTTTATATGCAGATGTAATTAAAACTGAGGAATTTTAA
- a CDS encoding Crp/Fnr family transcriptional regulator yields the protein MFDLLEKNISKYIDLSADEFQQFTEPFKLQNVKKKEMLLREGEYCRFEGFVIKGCFKVYFLSEDGFEQTLYFAVEDWWVTDLNSLINEIPTVLNIEALEESEVLVISKSEKEKLYEKMPAVEKLFRMMNQQSSISLQKRIFSSLHKTADKRYLEFIDKYPHLEQRLTQQQVASYLGITHEFLSKIRKKITLGNR from the coding sequence ATGTTTGATCTCCTTGAAAAAAATATCAGCAAGTACATTGATCTTTCGGCAGATGAGTTTCAGCAGTTCACTGAACCCTTTAAGCTTCAAAACGTAAAAAAGAAAGAAATGCTGTTGAGAGAAGGAGAGTACTGCAGGTTTGAAGGTTTTGTAATTAAAGGCTGTTTTAAAGTGTATTTTCTAAGTGAAGACGGATTTGAACAGACCCTATATTTTGCTGTTGAAGACTGGTGGGTTACAGATCTTAACAGCCTGATCAATGAAATTCCAACTGTGCTGAATATTGAAGCATTAGAAGAAAGTGAAGTTCTTGTCATCTCAAAATCTGAAAAAGAAAAACTTTATGAAAAAATGCCGGCTGTAGAAAAATTATTCAGAATGATGAACCAGCAGTCCTCTATCTCTCTTCAAAAAAGAATTTTCTCTTCATTGCATAAAACAGCCGACAAGCGTTATCTTGAATTCATAGATAAATATCCTCATCTGGAACAGCGTCTTACTCAGCAGCAGGTAGCTTCTTATTTAGGAATTACCCATGAGTTTTTAAGTAAAATAAGAAAGAAAATCACATTAGGAAATAGATAG
- a CDS encoding sigma-70 family RNA polymerase sigma factor: MKIQEKYTDKELIDKVLNKENEMFELIIRRNNPYLYRIGRMYHFSHEDTQDLMQDTYIEVFIHLHQFENRSSFRTWISKIMLNQCYRKTQKWHSKHMESLENNTQVFDNLHDRETAHNVMNKELNSVIEKSLLNIPEDYRTAFTLREINGLSVLETAEALEISENNVKVRVNRAKTYLRKEIEKFYVKEEIFEFNLIYCDLIINQVMNKIKEL; the protein is encoded by the coding sequence ATGAAGATTCAGGAGAAATATACTGATAAAGAGCTAATAGATAAGGTGCTGAATAAGGAAAATGAGATGTTTGAACTTATTATCAGACGGAATAATCCTTATTTATACCGTATTGGGAGAATGTATCATTTCAGTCATGAAGATACACAGGATCTGATGCAGGATACTTATATTGAAGTATTTATACATCTCCATCAATTTGAAAACCGTTCTTCTTTTCGAACCTGGATTTCCAAAATAATGCTTAATCAATGTTATCGTAAAACCCAGAAATGGCATTCAAAACACATGGAGTCTCTCGAAAATAATACTCAGGTTTTCGATAATCTTCATGACAGGGAAACAGCACATAATGTTATGAATAAAGAATTAAATTCAGTGATTGAAAAAAGTCTGCTCAATATTCCAGAGGACTACCGAACAGCGTTTACTCTGAGAGAAATTAACGGATTAAGTGTGCTGGAAACTGCCGAAGCCTTGGAAATAAGTGAAAATAACGTGAAAGTCCGTGTCAATAGAGCAAAAACTTATCTGAGAAAAGAGATAGAAAAATTTTATGTTAAAGAAGAGATATTTGAATTTAATTTAATCTATTGTGACCTAATAATTAACCAGGTAATGAATAAGATAAAAGAACTTTAG